Proteins co-encoded in one Sebastes fasciatus isolate fSebFas1 chromosome 11, fSebFas1.pri, whole genome shotgun sequence genomic window:
- the LOC141776887 gene encoding uncharacterized protein LOC141776887, with translation MDIERGLILFLVLLLCHKGNTQSQTSCPYSCQCFTSALVLCSDERMTALPKNTSKEVKDFIVISSSLSYLFAHNLEQSPQLTKLIFLNNALRSVHSQAFEHLTELQELEISGNPWLENLYLGTFSRQGNLTKLLLNFNRFKTVLPGMFDSLKQLETLQMKGNIISDLPTFLLRNLHNLRVLDLSQNKLEEVKRETFSGPTRLEILKINNNLISNLTSDTFHNISQLIELHLEANKISELADDIFFVLSKLKVLNLRGNLLTTFSDKVFGFEASNLKELNLKGNRLTELSSLSSLTSLSDLILSSNLLSDLPEHIFRNVTALENLDLSENQLTLLPEMIFRDLFGIKSIHLHKNNLSKVDVKLFEDQLLIQQLYLSDNQLETLPLGLLDLFAIQHTVRLHGNPWKCDCHMWYLHDWVLRNSRDIEMLDRMLCASPGFLRRRAVVSIDKEQLVCQVSKDDMPDLSSCRLQASGDTVTIDCKVDKCTPLTVAVRFEEDDGSVMEHIVKNEPQCSSETMIEFTGQ, from the coding sequence ATGGACATAGAACGGGGCCTGATTCTGTTCCTGGTGCTGCTTCTCTGTCACAAAGGcaacacacagtcacagacCTCTTGTCCATACAGTTGCCAGTGTTTCACTTCAGCTTTAGTACTGTGTTCTGATGAACGGATGACAGCTTTACCCAAGAACACATCCAAGGAGGTCAAGGACTTTATTGTAATAAGTTCATCCTTATCGTACCTCTTCGCCCACAATTTAGAGCAGAGTCCCCAACTCACCAAGCTTATCTTTCTGAATAATGCCCTGCGAAGTGTTCACTCTCAGGCTTTTGAGCATCTGACTGAGCTGCAGGAGCTGGAAATCAGCGGGAACCCCTGGCTGGAGAATTTATATTTGGGGACTTTTTCAAGGCAGGGAAACTTGACTAAACTGCTGCTTAACTTCAACCGGTTCAAGACAGTGCTTCCTGGCATGTTCGACTCTCTTAAACAGCTCGAGACTCTGCAGATGAAGGGCAACATCATATCAGATCTGCCTACGTTTCTTCTCCGGAACCTGCACAATCTGCGTGTCCTGGATTTATCCCAAAATAAGCTTGAAGAAGTAAAAAGGGAAACTTTTTCTGGTCCGACAAGACTGGAGATCCTGAAAATTAACAACAACCTCATCAGCAATCTGACATCTGACACGTTCCACAATATTTCTCAGCTGATAGAGCTTCACTTGGAGGCGAATAAGATATCAGAGCTCGCTGATGATATCTTCTTTGTGTTATCCAAACTGAAGGTGCTTAACCTCCGCGGAAACCTTCTTACAACATTCAGCGATAAAGTGTTTGGATTCGAGGCGTCAAATTTGAAGGAGCTGAACCTAAAAGGCAACAGACTGACTGAGCTGTCCTCTCTAAGCAGTTTGACGTCTCTTAGCGACCTCATCTTGTCCTCTAACCTGCTCTCCGACCTTCCTGAGCACATTTTTAGAAATGTTACAGCCCTGGAGAATCTGGACCTGTCTGAAAACCAGCTCACCCTACTGCCCGAAATGATCTTTCGTGATCTATTTGGCATCAAGTCGATTCACCTACACAAGAACAACCTGAGCAAAGTGGATGTCAAACTGTTTGAGGACCAGTTGCTCATTCAGCAGCTCTACCTCTCTGACAACCAGCTGGAAACTCTCCCACTGGGCCTTTTAGACCTTTTTGCCATCCAGCACACAGTGAGACTCCACGGGAACCCCTGGAAATGTGACTGCCACATGTGGTATCTGCATGACTGGGTGCTGAGAAACAGCCGAGACATAGAGATGCTGGACAGGATGCTCTGCGCGAGCCCGGGCTTTTTGAGAAGACGGGCAGTCGTCTCCATCGACAAGGAGCAGCTGGTGTGTCAGGTGTCTAAAGATGACATGCCTGATCTCAGCAGCTGTAGATTACAAGCTTCAGGTGACACTGTGACCATCGATTGTAAAGTGGATAAATGCACTCCACTGACAGTAGCGGTACGGTTTGAGGAAGATGACGGCAGCGTTATGGAGCATATTGTGAAAAATGAGCCTCAATGTAGCAGTGAGACGATGATCGAGTTCACCGGTCAGTAG